From one Humulus lupulus chromosome 8, drHumLupu1.1, whole genome shotgun sequence genomic stretch:
- the LOC133795055 gene encoding uncharacterized protein LOC133795055: MLCAVALDANNHLYLVAFGILDSENHDSWKYFMSKLKEAIGEVEDLAFVSDRYASITHALETIFPDAYHGACYHHISMNVVAKFKTDHCHVLMYNAAYAFRNSEFHVNFKKIKSKDPAIAQYLEGMSFDKWSCAYFPGNRYNIMTSNYAESFNNKTRDARSFLITTFVEFIRFTLQSWFCDRRETSEKTTTTLAPTYAKNLVDMAEKARFLIPYAIGRHGFHVLDGELNGEVDLLNKTCTCDVFQIIGIPCAHALSGSLKRGKNPVGRPKKKQGRPKTKRHPSNEDKLVVQRKCNTCGGLGHNRATCKVCV, translated from the exons ATGTTATGTGCAGTCGCGCTGGATGCAAATAACCATCTATATCTAGTTGCATTTGGTATTTTGGATAGTGAGAATCatgattcttggaagtatttcatgtcaaAGCTAAAGGAAGCGATTGGGGAAGTCGAGGACCTGGCGTTTGTATCTGACAGGTATGCAAGTATTACACATGCCTTGGAAACTATTTTCCCCGATGCTTATCACGGTgcttgctaccaccacattagtatgaatgtggttgctaaattcaagactgaTCATTGTCATGTGTTGATGTATAATGCAGCATATGCTTTTAGGAATTCCGAGTTCCACGTTAACttcaaaaaaatcaaatcaaaagaccCAGCAATTGCTCAATACCTAGAAGGTATGAGTTTTGATAAGTGGTCCTGTGCTTACTTTCCTGGAAATAG gtataatataatgacaagcaattacgctgaaagtttcaacaataagACCCGGGACGCTAGGAGCTTTCTGATAACTACATTCGTCGAATTTATTCGCTTCACACTACAGTCCTGGTTCTGTGATAGGAGAGAAACTAGTGAGAAGACAACTACAACTCTTGCACCGACCTATGCGAAAAATTTGGTGGATATGGCTGAGAAAGCTCGATTCTTGATTCCTTATGCAATAGGGAGGCATGGGTTCCATGTGTTAGATGGTGAGCTGAATGGTGAAGTCGACCTCCTGAATAAGACATGCACATGCGACGTGTTTCAAATTATTGGTATCCCATGTGCTCATGCACTATCTGGATCCCTTAAGCGAGGG AAAAACCCGgttggtcgtccaaagaagaaacaaggtaggcCTAAGACAAAACGCCATCCTTCCAAtgaagataaattggttgttcaACGCAAGTGCAACACTTGTGGAGGTCTAGGCCATAATAGGGCAACTTGTAAAGTTTGTGTTTGA